The following are from one region of the Quercus robur chromosome 1, dhQueRobu3.1, whole genome shotgun sequence genome:
- the LOC126693465 gene encoding cation/H(+) antiporter 4-like, giving the protein MERGDNNVTLFSQNHSITIKDCTELPSMVHSPGLWNYFRYGTVSYSLPLLQLQMILIFAMTQLAHYILKRYGVPKFTSQFIVGLILSPSLLGRLKILKNVLFEVNSQETIGMLAFLGYTLFLFVIGVKMDMGMINRTGRKALITGIACIVLPLVVGLAFQVFFRRIWVTEEEASNLPFVTAVHCVTPFPVVASLLEDLKILNSELGRLSLSAALVSDMFSTFLTSLATLTKLAKEKSVVSGIIGSIATIVYVISMVFAIRPAMFWVIRQTPEGRPVKDAYIHFIMFMVLVSGLLSDYYGQTFFFGPFILGLAVPDGPPLGSAIVNKFNCFISEVFLPLFVTTCAMRTDLTLLFKFDSLMTFYTCLIIVTFVTKLAACMVPPYYSKMPLSDALTVSLILTSKGVVQLVSYTVFRDNETMSDQTFAVTSVSILLIAVIVPILVKSLYDPSRKYAGYQVRDILHCKRNSELRILVCIQRPDNVAAVIKLLEASCPTRQSPLGVYALHLIELIGRASPIFISHQMQKKTVSNISYSENVTVAFNRFQRDNENAVSVSVFTAISPPKFMHEDICTLALDKLTSLIVLPFHRKWSIDGSIESEDSTVRTLNCSVLELAPCSVGILVDRGSLSHSTVSSEASYSIAMIFIGGSDDREALMFAKRMANDPNISLTVIRFVDSGGNEDVSSWDKVIDSEILKDVKLNNVGDEYVIYIEELVKDGPQTALIVRSMVDEYDLIIVGRRHNIVSPQTSGLAEWNEFPELGIIGDLLASSDINSRTSVFVLQQQKQRIATGRRN; this is encoded by the exons ATGGAAAGAGGGGACAACAATGTAAcattattttctcaaaatcacaGCATCACCATTAAAGATTGTACCGAGTTACCCTCCATGGTACATTCACCAGGCCTGTGGAACTACTTTCGTTATGGGACTGTGTCGTATTCATTGCCACTGCTTCAGCTGCAGATGATTCTGATTTTTGCCATGACCCAACTCGCCCATTACATTCTTAAGCGTTATGGAGTCCCCAAGTTCACCTCACAATTTATT GTTGGCTTAATCCTCAGTCCTTCACTCTTGGGCCGcctcaaaatattaaaaaatgttctGTTTGAGGTGAACAGTCAGGAAACAATTGGTATGTTGGCTTTCTTGGGTTACACACTCTTTTTATTTGTGATTGGGGTGAAAATGGATATGGGAATGATAAATAGAACTGGAAGAAAAGCCTTGATTACTGGTATTGCATGCATAGTATTGCCTTTGGTAGTTGGCTTGGCATTCCAAGTGTTCTTTAGAAGAATTTGGGTAACCGAAGAAGAAGCGTCTAATCTTCCATTTGTAACAGCAGTACATTGTGTAACTCCATTTCCGGTTGTTGCTAGCCTTCTTGAGGACCTCAAAATCCTAAATTCTGAATTGGGTCGATTAAGCCTATCTGCAGCATTGGTCAGCGACATGTTTAGCACGTTCCTtacctctcttgccacattgACTAAACTTGCCAAGGAGAAATCAGTGGTCAGTGGTATCATAGGTTCAATAGCAACCATTGTTTATGTTATTTCAATGGTGTTTGCAATTCGACCGGCAATGTTTTGGGTGATCAGGCAAACACCAGAAGGCAGGCCCGTTAAAGACGCATACATCCATTTCATAATGTTTATGGTGCTTGTCTCCGGTTTGCTTTCTGATTATTATGGTCAGACTTTTTTCTTTGGACCTTTTATATTGGGTTTGGCAGTACCAGATGGACCCCCATTAGGATCTGCTATTGTCAACAAGTTCAACTGCTTCATTTCCGAAGTGTTTCTTCCACTCTTTGTAACTACATGTGCAATGAGGACAGACCTGACTTTACTCTTCAAATTCGACAGCTTAATGACATTTTACACATGTCTCATTATTGTGACTTTTGTGACCAAACTCGCTGCGTGCATGGTTCCTCCTTATTACTCCAAAATGCCCTTAAGTGATGCGCTCACAGTCTCTCTTATTTTGACCAGCAAAGGTGTCGTTCAGCTTGTTAGCTACACCGTCTTCAGAGACAACGAG ACCATGTCAGACCAGACGTTCGCTGTGACGAGTGTTAGCATCCTATTGATAGCAGTAATTGTGCCAATCCTTGTTAAGTCCCTCTATGATCCTTCAAGGAAATATGCAGGTTACCAGGTAAGGGATATTCTGCATTGCAAACGCAATTCAGAGCTCCGAATCCTGGTGTGTATTCAAAGGCCAGATAATGTTGCTGCAGTAATCAAGCTACTTGAAGCGTCATGTCCAACTAGACAAAGCCCTCTCGGTGTTTATGCACTTCACCTTATCGAATTAATTGGTCGAGCCTCCCCTATTTTTATTTCCCACCAAATGCAGAAAAAGACTGTGTCCAACATTTCCTATTCGGAGAATGTCACTGTTGCCTTCAATCGCTTTCAACGAGACAATGAGAATGCTGTATCAGTAAGTGTCTTCACAGCAATCTCTCCACCCAAGTTCATGCATGAAGACATATGCACCCTTGCATTGGACAAACTCACATCACTCATAGTACTCCCATTCCACCGAAAATGGTCCATTGATGGGTCTATTGAATCGGAGGACAGTACAGTAAGGACTCTAAATTGCAGTGTTCTTGAACTAGCCCCCTGCTCAGTTGGGATCTTAGTTGATCGTGGCAGTTTAAGCCACTCAACCGTTTCATCAGAGGCATCCTACTCTATTGCTATGATCTTCATAGGAGGAAGTGATGATAGAGAGGCATTGATGTTTGCCAAGCGCATGGCCAATGACCCGAACATCAGCCTGACTGTAATTCGCTTTGTTGACTCTGGCGGCAATGAAGATGTTAGTAGCTGGGACAAAGTGATCGACTCTGAGATATTGAAGGATGTGAAGCTTAACAATGTGGGTGATGAATATGTGATATACATTGAGGAGTTGGTGAAAGATGGGCCTCAGACAGCATTGATAGTTCGGTCTATGGTGGATGAGTATGATCTTATTATTGTTGGTAGAAGGCATAACATAGTGTCACCTCAGACATCAGGGCTTGCAGAATGGAATGAATTCCCAGAGTTGGGGATCATTGGAGACTTGCTCGCCTCATCAGACATCAATAGCAGAACTTCTGTTTTTGtgttacaacaacaaaaacaaaggatTGCCACTGGACGAAGAAATTAA